The Bacteroidota bacterium nucleotide sequence GATCGACTGATATAGCATTTGTAACCGTGATATTATCGATATAAATGTTATTCCCCAGGTAATTATAGGTTTCAAACATAATTTGTACATCGCTTTGTCCGGTCCATGCAGAGATATCCAATATATTGCATTCACTTCCATAGCCGCCACCGCACCAGTCTTCCGCCACTGCAGGGATGAATTCGTCTGTTGTGAGCTCATGGGTAGCAAAGCTGCCAGAACCATTATCGCCGCCGGCAAAAATTCGTGTCCATGTTGAACCGCAATTATCTGAAATATAGATGATGAGCGAGTCGGTAATCTGGAAGTACCGTTTCGCATAGGCATGCTGAAAGCTCAGGTACGCATTGCCATACCCTGTGAGGTTGAAGGGTGGGGAAATCAACCTGTCACGTTGTCCGGGAGGCACGGTATAATTATAGATATTTACCCTGGCGGCTTTATTTCCCGGTGTGTTACCACCAACGTCAGCAAGCTCCCACGTTATCTTTGCATCGGGATTAATAATTGTCCAGCCATTCCTGAATGCGGGGGCTTCGAAATCTTCGGCAAATGGAAGTGATAAACCACCTATCGAGATGTAATCATTCTTCACCAGAGCTTGAGATCCATTGACATTCGACGCAGTCAGTGTTACTGTATAGGTGCCGTTCTCATCAAATCTGACAACAGGATTCTGTGAACTGGCATTCGTGCCCTCCATAAAGGTGATGGTGCCGGGATCAATGCTCCAGTTCCAGGCATTGGGGCAATAAATTGTCAGGTCATTGAATGTGATGATGTTCTGGTTGCTGCAAACAATTGAATCATCTGCCGAAAAATTGGTACCTGGCAATAGGGTAGAGCTCACGGTAATGTAATCTTCCTTTGTCAGTGTGTTTGTTCCAAGGTCATTAATGACGGTTAATGTGACGTCATATGAGCCTTCAACATAATATATGATGCCTGAAGGATTTTTTTCATTCGATGTTTCAGGTGTGCCGCCTTCGAAATGCCATTCGAGGGTTTCGGGTATTCCTGATGACAGACTGGTAAAATCGACGCTGCATGCAACAGGTATGGTGGTCTGATTGCAGGTAAATGCGGCTGTCGGAACCGAAGCATGAATAGGTGACTCCCACAGTCCGCGGCCATAGGTGCCTGCACGTATCATGCCTGATGCATGATGAATTTCCAGCTCATCCACAATCACATCGGGGAGGCTCGTCATAAAAGGTTCCCATTCGGTTAAAGTATTGTCACGGTAATATACCCCCACATCCATTCCAACATATAGAGGATTTAGCGGATCATCAGCGAAAACCACGCAGTTGGCAGGGATATTCGGTAAATTACCGGAAATATTTTCCCAGGTATTACCTGCATCGTATGTGATGTAAACTTTTTCACCGGCAGTGTATCCTGAAAGGCTTATAGCCACGATCTTCGGATCGGAAGGATGAATAGCGATATAGGTGATGTATATATTAGGTAATCCATTGTTTATCTGTACCCATTCGCTGCCGCCGTTGCTTGTCCTGTATATGTTTGCCGATTTTGAGACATAAAGGTAATCAGGATTGGATTGGGAAATGGCAAGGCCATTGATTTCCGAGTTACCCAGGCTGGAGATGGTCGTCCAGCTCATCATCCCGTCGGTGGTTTTACGCACGTTGGTATTGCCAACGAACAGAATGTCGGGATTTGTCGGGTGCATGACGAAAGGTGTTATCCATCCGCCGCCGCCGGGCTGGGCTATGTCGACATTGCCGAAGTTGCCTCCTGCTATGGATTTATAGAAATTACCAAACTGTGAGGTGCCATATACGATGTTTTCATCCAGATAATTCACGGCGCATTCCATCCCGTCGGCTCCGAGCCACTCATGCCAGTAGTCATAGGAATAGACGCTTGTGCCATTATCCTGTGATCCGCCAAGTATCTTATAAGGATTGTTCTGAGAACAGCCAATTCGGTAAAACTGCCTGATATTTAAACCTACCGAAAAATCCGTCCAGGTATCTCCTGCATCCGTGGTCTTGCATATTAACCCGTCGCTGCCTACATATAATGTGCCGCCATAGAACACCATCTCGTGGATATCACAGTGTGTATATCCTATCGGGTTGTTCCATGTCCAGTCGGTGGTCAGTGTCCACGTTTGAGCGCCATCCAGCGACCGGTAGGTGATGACTTCACCGATATGCACTTCTTCGGGATTCACATCCGACACATCCATGGCGAGGTCATACCAGTCCTGAACGCCGGGATTAGGCTGGCTGGAACGTTTGGTGAAATCCAGTCCACCATTTTCTGAACGGTAGATGCCATCCTGCGAAGAAAAGAAATAGATCCAGTCGGGGCGGGCATCTGTAACCGCTATCTGAACCCTGAAGTTCGTCGGCAATCCTGTCGTCTGGGTGAAGGTTTCGCCTCCGTCAATTGAGCGGTAAAACTTTTTGGTGACAGCATAAACGATGTCGGGATTTCCAGGCCTGAACTCTATATCGTCAATGTCACCTGACAGGACGCTATACCATGAATTTCCTGCATCGGTCGATTTATAAAGTCCGGCGCTTGTCGCTGCAAATATCTCGCTGGTGGCATGGGGATTTATAAGAATTTTAGCGATGTTCCTGAACTGGGCCACCGACCAAGTTAATCCGGTGGTTTCCCACGTATACCCCCCGTCGGTGGATTTTAATATTCCGATGCTGTATGTGTCGGCGTTATCTTTATCACCGGTTCCGATATAAACGGTCTCAGGATTGTCAGGATCTATTGCGATAGCCGATACGCCAATGGCCGGCAGAAAGTCGGTGAGCGGCATCCAGTGCTCACCCTGGTCTGTGGTCTTCCAGCATCCTCCCGAAGGAGAACCAATATAAAATGTGAGGGAATCATACGGATGGCGTGCGATGACATTGATCCTGCCGAGGCCGGCACTCCAGTGCCCGGTGTTATTGAGATAGGTGAAAGGCCCCAGCTCAGTCCAGTTGCTGTTGGTGCGGTATTTTTCTGCCGGATAGCTCTTCCTGAATTTGGAGATCTCTTCCCATGCCTGTGACGGATTAACCCTGTTGCCGGTAGGATAAACCCTCTGTCCCATAAACCATTCCCATCGTTTGAATTGTTTCCACCCAGTGCCTCTGTCTTTCGGCCTGTCGGCGAAATACTCGTCAAAGGCCTGTTTAACATCATAGAAATTGACCGATGGATCATTCATCAAGTCGATCCATGCCGGATATTCATCCGGTCTATACTGGTCTTCATCAGGAGGCTGCAGTGATTGACCGGAACATAATGAGCAGGTCATGCATGCCAGGAGGATTGGGAGAATAATGTATTTCATGGCATTCAGGGATTGGGTATACAAAGCTACACAAAATATGAAACGGATGCTATCTTTTTTAAAGATATCATCCGAAATGACACGGATGGCATCTCTCCAAAGAGATACGGATGGCATCTCTTCAAAGAGATGACATCCGTGTGTCTACTTCGGAATTGAATCACGTTTTTTATTATATATTTAACGCCAGTCAAAAATATTGATTAATTTCAGCACCTGAAAAATATTGATCACTTATGGAAAACCTGGAATCATTTAAACTGACGGTGCCGAATAACCTTGAATATTTTGACCTTGCACAATTCTTTGTGAGGGATGTAGCTAAAAAAATAGGATTCAAGGGTAATGCCTTAAACCAAATTGACATTGCTGTTGAAGAATCTGTTACTAATGTCATGAAGCATGCGTACGATAAAGAAGAGAGCAAGACTATCGATATAATCTGTCAGAAAATTCCTGACGGGATAAAAATTATTGTTAAAGATATGGGCATCCCTTTCGATCCCAACCGGATAGCCAGGTTCAATATCACGAAAAACATTGAGGACTTGTCGACCGAAGGGCTGGGCGTCTTTATGCTTCAGAAAGTGGTGGATGATCTGTCATTCCAAAACCTCGGTCATTTGGGCAAAGAGGTACATATGGTGAAGTACCTGCACGGATCAGGTCAGAAAGCTGCAGAAAACGAAGACCTGGATCAGATTGCGGAAGACCCTAAGGTCATCACCGGCAAAATCGATTTCAATGTGAGAGCCATGGAACCTGAAGAAGCCATTGAGGTTTCGCGCTGTGCCTATAAATCGCATGGTTATTCTTTCTTCGACGACCACATCTATTACCCCGAGCGGCTTGTGGAAATGAATGACACAGGTGAGATGATTTCGGCTGTGGCCGTGACAAAAAATAATGAGTTCATGGGGCATGCAGCCTTACTCTTTCAACATCCTGATGAAACCATTGCTGAGCTGACTTTTGCCTTCGTCAATATTGAATACCGGGGTCAGGGCGCATTGAACCACCTGGTGGATTTTCTTTTCACCACCCCCAAAAAACGTGAGCTGACAGGTGTTTATGCCTATGCTGTTACTAATCATATCTTTACTCAGAAATCGCTGGTAAAATTTGGAATTAAAGATACCGGCATCCTGCTTGCTACCAGTCCTTCGTCGTGGAAGTTCAAAGGCATTTCGGATGACACCTCGCAGCGCATCAGCGTGGTAC carries:
- a CDS encoding PKD domain-containing protein gives rise to the protein MPSVSLWRDAIRVISDDIFKKDSIRFIFCVALYTQSLNAMKYIILPILLACMTCSLCSGQSLQPPDEDQYRPDEYPAWIDLMNDPSVNFYDVKQAFDEYFADRPKDRGTGWKQFKRWEWFMGQRVYPTGNRVNPSQAWEEISKFRKSYPAEKYRTNSNWTELGPFTYLNNTGHWSAGLGRINVIARHPYDSLTFYIGSPSGGCWKTTDQGEHWMPLTDFLPAIGVSAIAIDPDNPETVYIGTGDKDNADTYSIGILKSTDGGYTWETTGLTWSVAQFRNIAKILINPHATSEIFAATSAGLYKSTDAGNSWYSVLSGDIDDIEFRPGNPDIVYAVTKKFYRSIDGGETFTQTTGLPTNFRVQIAVTDARPDWIYFFSSQDGIYRSENGGLDFTKRSSQPNPGVQDWYDLAMDVSDVNPEEVHIGEVITYRSLDGAQTWTLTTDWTWNNPIGYTHCDIHEMVFYGGTLYVGSDGLICKTTDAGDTWTDFSVGLNIRQFYRIGCSQNNPYKILGGSQDNGTSVYSYDYWHEWLGADGMECAVNYLDENIVYGTSQFGNFYKSIAGGNFGNVDIAQPGGGGWITPFVMHPTNPDILFVGNTNVRKTTDGMMSWTTISSLGNSEINGLAISQSNPDYLYVSKSANIYRTSNGGSEWVQINNGLPNIYITYIAIHPSDPKIVAISLSGYTAGEKVYITYDAGNTWENISGNLPNIPANCVVFADDPLNPLYVGMDVGVYYRDNTLTEWEPFMTSLPDVIVDELEIHHASGMIRAGTYGRGLWESPIHASVPTAAFTCNQTTIPVACSVDFTSLSSGIPETLEWHFEGGTPETSNEKNPSGIIYYVEGSYDVTLTVINDLGTNTLTKEDYITVSSTLLPGTNFSADDSIVCSNQNIITFNDLTIYCPNAWNWSIDPGTITFMEGTNASSQNPVVRFDENGTYTVTLTASNVNGSQALVKNDYISIGGLSLPFAEDFEAPAFRNGWTIINPDAKITWELADVGGNTPGNKAARVNIYNYTVPPGQRDRLISPPFNLTGYGNAYLSFQHAYAKRYFQITDSLIIYISDNCGSTWTRIFAGGDNGSGSFATHELTTDEFIPAVAEDWCGGGYGSECNILDISAWTGQSDVQIMFETYNYLGNNIYIDNITVTNAISVDPNTPQQPVMDIYPNPSTDQIHISIRNVTGEVEVELMNLQAQVIQKEKIAGHDGVYSESLDLANYPKGIYLIRLIGHNWQKIQKVVIK
- a CDS encoding ATP-binding protein — protein: MENLESFKLTVPNNLEYFDLAQFFVRDVAKKIGFKGNALNQIDIAVEESVTNVMKHAYDKEESKTIDIICQKIPDGIKIIVKDMGIPFDPNRIARFNITKNIEDLSTEGLGVFMLQKVVDDLSFQNLGHLGKEVHMVKYLHGSGQKAAENEDLDQIAEDPKVITGKIDFNVRAMEPEEAIEVSRCAYKSHGYSFFDDHIYYPERLVEMNDTGEMISAVAVTKNNEFMGHAALLFQHPDETIAELTFAFVNIEYRGQGALNHLVDFLFTTPKKRELTGVYAYAVTNHIFTQKSLVKFGIKDTGILLATSPSSWKFKGISDDTSQRISVVLGFKYLKDPPQLTLYPPVHHKNIIEKLYKNLGVDHHFREPADSNLHFDSKESNIKTGLNELEGCSELYIDHYGENILKEVRKILRGYCVQNISSINMFLRLEDPLTYHLTPEFEKMGFFFAGILPDTRIGDTLLLQYQNNVEFDYSKVVLYLDFTKEMLEYIRSNDPNEGI